In Mycolicibacterium alvei, a single window of DNA contains:
- a CDS encoding aldolase/citrate lyase family protein, with the protein MWLASGSGYVAEICAGSGIDWVLLDQEHAPNDVRTTLEQLQALAGYPDVDVLVRPPSADPVVIKRLLDIGAQNIIVPMIDDPGEARATVAATRYPPAGIRGVGSALARASRWNRISDYLATADASVSLTVQVETVAALDRLGDIADVDGVDAVFIGPADLAASMGRLGEPEHPEVVGTIESALATIVAHGKSAGVNAFNETIARRYVAAGASFVLVGADVALLARGAEQLVDRYRKAP; encoded by the coding sequence ATGTGGCTGGCCTCGGGCAGCGGCTACGTCGCCGAGATCTGCGCAGGGTCGGGAATCGACTGGGTACTCCTGGATCAGGAGCATGCGCCCAACGACGTGCGCACCACGCTGGAGCAATTGCAGGCGTTGGCAGGCTATCCCGACGTCGACGTCCTGGTGCGCCCGCCGTCCGCCGACCCGGTCGTGATCAAGCGGCTACTCGATATTGGTGCGCAGAACATCATCGTCCCGATGATCGACGATCCCGGCGAGGCCCGCGCCACCGTGGCCGCCACCCGATACCCGCCGGCCGGTATCCGTGGTGTCGGCAGCGCGTTGGCGCGCGCATCCCGGTGGAACCGGATCTCGGACTATCTGGCCACCGCGGATGCATCGGTGTCGCTGACCGTACAGGTGGAGACCGTGGCGGCGCTGGATCGGCTGGGGGACATCGCCGACGTCGACGGGGTCGACGCGGTGTTCATCGGGCCCGCCGACCTGGCCGCCTCCATGGGCCGACTAGGTGAACCGGAACATCCGGAGGTAGTCGGCACCATCGAGAGCGCACTGGCGACGATCGTCGCGCACGGCAAGAGTGCTGGGGTGAACGCGTTCAACGAGACGATCGCGCGACGCTACGTGGCCGCCGGGGCGAGTTTCGTTCTGGTCGGCGCCGATGTGGCGCTGCTGGCCCGGGGTGCCGAACAGCTGGTCGATAGATACCGGAAAGCACCGTGA
- a CDS encoding Zn-ribbon domain-containing OB-fold protein has protein sequence MTATNEQARVDWLLDGTLAPAVGGDSLAPLYEAANRGELALPFCAACAQPVELGQEICDNCGASEQNWRAVELLGSVHSATLMHRREPGLVRAQHPYPIVDVEMNSGHRLVLTTVHPADTAPAIGTAVTIDFRHLGNVAIPAIDTLEDK, from the coding sequence ATGACCGCCACGAACGAGCAAGCCCGCGTGGACTGGCTGCTGGACGGCACACTTGCGCCTGCCGTTGGCGGCGATTCGTTGGCGCCGTTGTACGAGGCCGCCAACCGTGGTGAGCTCGCTCTGCCGTTCTGTGCGGCTTGCGCGCAGCCAGTTGAGCTCGGCCAGGAAATCTGCGACAACTGCGGTGCCTCCGAACAGAATTGGCGCGCAGTCGAACTGCTCGGCTCCGTGCACTCCGCGACCCTCATGCACCGACGCGAGCCCGGCCTGGTGCGCGCACAGCACCCCTACCCAATCGTCGACGTCGAGATGAACAGTGGGCACCGGCTGGTGCTCACCACGGTGCATCCTGCAGACACCGCGCCGGCCATCGGAACCGCGGTAACTATCGACTTCCGCCACCTCGGCAATGTCGCGATACCAGCCATCGACACCCTGGAGGACAAGTGA
- a CDS encoding thiolase family protein, which produces MTAMSLRPGATPLRLAAEASTAALADAGIGRADVDGLLVGSSQGVRPDRLGVGFAAAGGFGALRLLEHVEIKGATTIAMIQRARHAIRSGEASTVLCVFADAPLAAGKGAGSTYAHSGGNTGVRGLERASGLLGSVPTYALLAQRWLHTTGTDPVALRSVAVTARGWAMGNPDAVNREPLDDAGYDASPMIAEPLRRLDCARPVNGAVAVVLTGRPDVGATRLRVRGTGREHPVRRRRAGAESWFGGGCRAVDDALEQAGMSRSDLDVAELYDPFSIVTLLLLDEYRLTGTVPAGDFVHDAQTGPGGALPTNTGGGQLSGFYLQGMTPLTEAVVQLRGAGGERQVPDATVALVGGIGGRLDHHAALVLERTG; this is translated from the coding sequence ATGACGGCGATGTCGCTGCGGCCGGGCGCAACTCCCCTACGCCTGGCTGCCGAGGCGAGCACCGCCGCGCTGGCGGACGCCGGAATCGGCCGCGCCGATGTCGACGGCCTCCTGGTCGGCTCCTCCCAGGGTGTGCGACCGGACCGCCTGGGGGTCGGGTTTGCCGCAGCCGGTGGTTTCGGGGCTCTCCGACTGCTCGAACACGTTGAAATCAAGGGCGCCACCACCATTGCGATGATTCAGCGCGCCCGTCACGCGATCCGCTCCGGTGAGGCATCCACTGTGCTCTGCGTCTTCGCCGATGCACCGCTGGCCGCCGGGAAGGGCGCGGGTTCCACGTACGCGCACAGTGGCGGCAATACCGGAGTCCGCGGTCTGGAACGCGCCTCCGGGCTACTCGGCTCGGTACCGACGTACGCATTACTGGCCCAGCGCTGGCTCCACACCACGGGCACCGACCCTGTGGCGTTGCGGTCGGTGGCTGTCACGGCACGGGGTTGGGCGATGGGCAATCCCGATGCCGTGAATCGCGAACCGCTCGACGATGCCGGTTATGACGCCAGCCCCATGATCGCCGAACCGTTGCGCCGGCTCGACTGCGCACGGCCGGTCAACGGCGCAGTCGCGGTAGTACTGACCGGTCGGCCCGACGTCGGCGCCACCCGACTTCGAGTGCGCGGCACCGGCCGTGAACATCCGGTTCGCCGGCGTCGCGCGGGAGCAGAGTCGTGGTTCGGCGGCGGCTGCCGGGCGGTCGACGATGCGCTGGAACAAGCCGGGATGTCCCGTTCAGATCTGGATGTCGCCGAGCTCTATGACCCGTTCTCGATCGTCACGCTGCTGCTGCTCGATGAATACCGGCTCACCGGCACCGTTCCGGCCGGCGATTTCGTACATGACGCCCAGACCGGTCCGGGCGGGGCACTGCCGACCAACACCGGCGGGGGTCAGCTGTCGGGTTTCTACCTGCAGGGTATGACGCCGCTGACCGAGGCGGTCGTCCAGCTGCGCGGCGCCGGCGGGGAACGCCAGGTCCCGGACGCGACAGTGGCGCTGGTCGGCGGCATCGGAGGCCGACTGGACCACCACGCCGCACTGGTGCTGGAGCGGACGGGATGA
- the hpaH gene encoding 2-oxo-hept-4-ene-1,7-dioate hydratase — MNRPDPAALEDIARRLYEAEKTRTPIRQLSLDYPDMTIEDAYAVQRALVALKVADGRKVKGRKIGLTSKVMQRAVSIDEPDYGALFDDMFVEDGGRVPLGRFIRPRVEVELAFVLGETLQGPDVTLFDVLRATEFVTPALEILDARVQMSDPDTGHLRTIVDTIADNAADAGLVLGGRVFRPMDVDLRWVSALLLRNGTIEESGVAAAVLNHPGNGVAWLANRLAPHNVSLHQGDVILSGSFTKPVFAEPGDTFVADYGPLGTVSVAFDRSRSGGDIERGEAS; from the coding sequence ATGAACCGCCCTGACCCCGCCGCGCTCGAAGATATCGCTCGTCGGCTGTACGAGGCTGAGAAGACTCGTACGCCGATCCGACAGCTGTCGCTGGACTATCCCGACATGACCATCGAGGACGCGTACGCGGTGCAACGGGCATTGGTCGCGCTCAAGGTGGCTGACGGGCGAAAGGTCAAGGGCCGCAAGATCGGTCTGACCTCCAAGGTGATGCAGCGCGCGGTATCGATCGACGAACCCGATTACGGCGCGCTGTTCGACGACATGTTCGTCGAGGACGGCGGGCGTGTGCCGCTCGGCCGATTCATCCGACCCCGGGTCGAAGTCGAGCTGGCGTTCGTGCTGGGCGAGACGCTGCAGGGGCCTGATGTCACGTTGTTCGACGTACTACGCGCCACCGAGTTCGTGACTCCGGCGCTGGAGATCCTTGATGCCAGGGTGCAGATGTCGGACCCGGATACCGGCCACCTGCGCACCATCGTCGACACAATCGCCGACAATGCCGCCGACGCGGGCCTGGTGCTGGGAGGGCGGGTGTTCCGGCCGATGGATGTCGACTTGCGCTGGGTATCGGCGCTGCTGCTGCGCAACGGCACCATCGAGGAGTCCGGGGTCGCCGCTGCGGTGCTCAACCATCCAGGAAATGGCGTCGCCTGGCTGGCGAACAGGCTTGCTCCGCACAATGTTTCGCTGCACCAAGGTGACGTGATCCTGTCCGGGTCGTTCACCAAGCCGGTGTTCGCAGAACCGGGGGACACCTTCGTCGCCGACTACGGACCGCTGGGCACCGTGTCGGTAGCGTTCGACCGGAGCCGCTCCGGCGGCGACATCGAGCGGGGTGAGGCGTCGTGA
- a CDS encoding acyl-CoA dehydrogenase family protein, with product MDLDFTPDQIEFRDQVRTWLDENKPTEPRPRDDAGIREYDLAWQRTQWEGGWAGIAWPTEYGGKGLTLLQQLIWYEEYAARGFPGIDACFVGLSHAGPTLITRATDEQKLFHLPRILRGEVLWCQGFSEPDAGSDLAALRTKAVIDGDELVVSGQKLWTSFATVSDYQELLVRTDNTGSKHSGITWVICDMSTPGIDIRPIETIEGGAEFCEVFYDDVRIPLSNVVGEVGAGWSVAMATLSFERGTAFTANQVRLAKIIEDLIDYARDHVGPDGRRPAIADDEIARRLAHARASVASLRALTYTNICEALKTETPGPRGSIVKLMYAELAKEIGKLAMDVIGPASSRHSSRWDIDGWAGYYYYSFSQAIGGGTSEIQRNIVGERVLGLPR from the coding sequence ATGGACCTGGACTTCACTCCTGACCAGATCGAGTTCCGCGATCAGGTCCGCACCTGGCTGGACGAGAACAAGCCGACCGAACCACGCCCCCGCGACGATGCGGGCATCCGCGAGTACGACCTGGCCTGGCAGCGCACCCAATGGGAAGGCGGTTGGGCCGGCATTGCCTGGCCGACTGAGTACGGCGGCAAGGGTCTGACCCTGTTGCAGCAGCTGATCTGGTACGAGGAGTACGCAGCCAGGGGATTTCCCGGTATCGACGCGTGCTTCGTCGGTCTGTCGCATGCCGGGCCGACACTGATCACCCGTGCCACCGACGAACAGAAGTTGTTTCATCTTCCGAGAATCCTTCGCGGCGAGGTGCTCTGGTGTCAGGGCTTCTCCGAACCCGACGCCGGATCGGACCTTGCGGCGTTGCGCACCAAGGCTGTCATCGACGGTGACGAGTTGGTGGTCTCCGGGCAGAAACTCTGGACCAGTTTCGCCACTGTCTCCGACTACCAGGAACTGCTCGTCCGCACAGACAACACCGGGAGCAAGCACAGTGGCATCACCTGGGTGATCTGCGACATGAGCACGCCAGGTATCGACATCCGCCCGATCGAGACGATCGAGGGCGGTGCGGAATTCTGCGAGGTGTTCTACGACGACGTCCGCATCCCGCTGTCCAACGTGGTCGGCGAGGTAGGTGCGGGCTGGTCCGTCGCGATGGCCACGCTGTCATTCGAGCGGGGTACCGCCTTCACTGCCAACCAGGTTCGGCTGGCCAAGATCATCGAAGACCTCATCGACTATGCGCGCGATCACGTCGGCCCCGATGGGCGCAGGCCCGCGATCGCCGATGATGAGATCGCGCGGCGCCTGGCGCATGCGCGGGCGTCGGTGGCTTCATTACGGGCACTGACCTACACCAACATCTGCGAGGCGTTGAAGACCGAAACTCCGGGACCCCGCGGTTCCATCGTCAAGCTGATGTACGCCGAGTTGGCCAAGGAGATAGGCAAATTGGCGATGGATGTCATTGGCCCAGCGTCCAGCCGTCATTCCTCGCGATGGGACATCGACGGGTGGGCGGGGTACTACTACTACAGCTTCTCCCAGGCGATCGGCGGCGGGACCTCGGAGATTCAGCGGAACATTGTCGGTGAGCGAGTGCTGGGGCTGCCCCGATGA
- a CDS encoding aromatic-ring-hydroxylating dioxygenase subunit beta, translating into MTADTAPRIRPALRPVPDAEIVAFLNLEARLADEGRYSEWEALWADDDDRVEYRVPIHPEDNPRTTLAYINDNRRRIKSRVAQLNTGNRHSQTPPSVMRRVVSNSEVIDVETDAGGDIVTVESNFAVFEYRIRQRFWAGRVIHTVRRSPDGPWLIRKIVHLIDAGGPVETLAFLI; encoded by the coding sequence ATGACCGCTGACACCGCACCCCGGATCCGCCCCGCCCTGCGGCCGGTTCCCGACGCCGAAATCGTCGCGTTCCTCAACCTGGAGGCGCGGCTGGCCGACGAGGGTCGCTACTCAGAGTGGGAAGCGCTGTGGGCCGATGACGACGATCGGGTCGAGTACCGCGTTCCCATCCACCCCGAGGACAACCCACGGACCACACTCGCCTACATCAATGACAACCGGCGGCGGATCAAGAGCCGGGTGGCGCAACTCAATACCGGCAACCGGCATTCCCAGACGCCCCCATCGGTGATGCGGCGTGTGGTGTCCAACTCCGAGGTCATCGACGTCGAAACCGACGCCGGTGGCGACATCGTGACCGTCGAATCCAATTTTGCAGTCTTCGAATACCGTATACGACAACGCTTCTGGGCCGGCAGGGTGATTCACACAGTCCGCCGCTCCCCCGACGGTCCGTGGCTGATCCGCAAGATCGTGCACCTGATCGACGCGGGTGGCCCGGTCGAGACCTTGGCATTTCTAATATGA
- a CDS encoding alpha/beta fold hydrolase, producing MTQAQAPRTEVGGGSGLDTGDYRSIWMYLKELEFHQGFIDVSVNGANVQTRYAEAGDPAKPHAILLHGTGGHWETFAPNLAALSEHFHCVAIDMVGNGFSDKPDYDYEIAVYVEHVLGVMDHFGMKSTSFVAMSLGAFVASAVSVGHPDRVDKVILMSPAGREASASNMARIRAERTKAVNEPTWESLHAVFAHLIADEANRLPDLIGLRQSIYRRADTRNTIDRLLILQDEKVRHRNLIPDDKWRGITAPVMIVASGKDHGVYQDTARTIADLIPNSEVFEMPSVRHWPHFEDPGSFNTAAVEFLTR from the coding sequence ATGACCCAAGCGCAGGCACCACGGACCGAGGTGGGCGGAGGCTCTGGACTCGACACGGGGGATTACCGCAGCATCTGGATGTATCTGAAGGAGCTCGAGTTCCATCAAGGATTCATCGATGTTTCCGTCAACGGCGCGAACGTACAGACGCGCTACGCCGAGGCCGGCGATCCGGCCAAGCCGCACGCCATCCTGCTGCACGGCACCGGCGGACATTGGGAGACGTTCGCTCCCAACCTCGCTGCGTTGAGCGAACACTTCCATTGCGTGGCCATCGACATGGTGGGTAACGGCTTTTCCGACAAACCCGACTACGACTACGAGATCGCGGTCTACGTCGAGCACGTGCTCGGGGTGATGGACCACTTCGGGATGAAGTCGACCAGTTTCGTGGCCATGTCGCTGGGCGCTTTCGTCGCCTCAGCCGTGTCGGTGGGGCATCCCGACCGGGTGGACAAGGTGATCTTGATGTCGCCGGCCGGCCGGGAAGCCTCGGCCTCGAACATGGCGCGTATCCGCGCCGAGCGCACCAAGGCGGTCAACGAGCCGACGTGGGAGTCGTTGCACGCCGTGTTCGCCCACCTGATCGCCGACGAGGCCAATCGACTGCCCGACCTGATCGGTTTGCGCCAGTCGATCTACCGGCGCGCCGACACGCGCAACACCATCGACCGGCTGCTGATCCTGCAGGACGAGAAGGTGCGTCACCGCAATCTCATCCCGGACGACAAATGGCGTGGTATCACCGCGCCGGTGATGATCGTGGCTTCGGGTAAGGACCACGGCGTGTACCAGGACACCGCACGCACCATCGCGGACCTGATCCCGAATTCCGAGGTGTTCGAGATGCCCTCGGTGCGGCACTGGCCGCATTTCGAGGACCCCGGGTCGTTCAATACGGCGGCGGTGGAGTTCCTGACGAGATGA
- a CDS encoding acyl-CoA dehydrogenase family protein, which translates to MDLLPGAEQLEIVEAAGVFLAERMPVERIRTERHAEMTVPEHLWREGAELGLLTLGLDEEFGGSGRPFDDEVLLFVEFGKRLAPGPFLACTLGARVAARCGDTALAERIGSGQALVALAVLRGDGEARPIKGTFDVFEPAGASHALVVARSGAALVGIDALGELSPVDASDPGTRIATATVESAEPQYWLPAEDEWIWGRAMVLSAAFLAGLAAAACASATEHAKTREQFGKPIGVHQAIKHACVDMEIAAEAAQAQTFFAAIALADGRSDALLQVLSALTVAGSAAVDNAAAGIQVFGGMGYTFENNTHLYLKRAHVFRHLFAEPTEVLAELLAQDRAQ; encoded by the coding sequence GTGGACCTGTTACCAGGAGCTGAACAGCTCGAAATCGTCGAGGCAGCAGGAGTTTTCCTTGCTGAGCGGATGCCGGTCGAACGGATACGCACCGAGCGGCATGCGGAAATGACGGTGCCCGAACATCTCTGGCGTGAGGGTGCGGAGCTGGGCTTGCTCACGCTCGGGCTGGACGAAGAGTTCGGCGGGTCCGGGCGGCCGTTCGATGACGAAGTGTTGTTGTTCGTCGAATTCGGCAAACGGCTCGCCCCCGGCCCATTCCTGGCCTGCACGTTGGGCGCCCGGGTCGCTGCGCGCTGCGGTGACACCGCCCTTGCGGAGCGCATCGGGTCCGGGCAGGCGCTGGTTGCGCTTGCCGTGCTCCGCGGCGACGGCGAGGCCCGGCCGATCAAGGGCACTTTCGACGTGTTCGAACCCGCCGGTGCCTCCCACGCCCTGGTGGTCGCCCGCAGTGGAGCCGCGCTCGTCGGGATCGATGCGCTCGGTGAACTATCGCCGGTAGATGCGTCCGACCCCGGCACCCGCATCGCCACCGCCACCGTGGAATCCGCCGAGCCCCAGTATTGGCTTCCCGCTGAGGACGAATGGATCTGGGGGCGCGCCATGGTGCTCTCGGCGGCATTCCTGGCCGGTCTGGCCGCGGCCGCGTGCGCATCGGCGACCGAACACGCCAAGACCCGCGAGCAGTTCGGCAAGCCGATCGGCGTGCACCAGGCCATCAAACACGCGTGTGTAGACATGGAGATCGCCGCCGAAGCGGCACAGGCACAGACGTTCTTCGCCGCGATAGCGCTGGCCGACGGCCGGTCCGACGCACTGCTTCAGGTACTCTCCGCGCTGACCGTTGCCGGATCAGCGGCGGTCGACAATGCCGCCGCCGGCATCCAGGTGTTCGGCGGCATGGGGTACACCTTCGAGAACAACACGCACCTGTACCTCAAACGTGCGCACGTATTCCGGCACCTCTTCGCCGAACCTACCGAGGTGCTGGCCGAGCTGTTGGCGCAGGACCGAGCCCAGTGA